The following proteins are encoded in a genomic region of Acidimicrobiales bacterium:
- a CDS encoding DUF2309 domain-containing protein, translating into MSNREDGHRGRPARHTELLADVSEAAEVIAPLWPLTSFVAVNPLLGMQHLPFDEATAVARRWLRARTHLTLAAFRQAHAGGATTDADLRRAIVEVDPKLASPLSFEIGGRTVDAAEIVRLDLLLGPDDKPRETAGDRVGRTDVATVRAVSQLVAAWCAVFVDEAHVPWPMPGREHGFFRAWRELAPYDRRLRRLAGPTGMEWLAQLPDRPLEALAAALDALDVGGDQVDALRQHLGRLPGWAGYARWNDEWAPPDHHRPPLRLLDLLAAQVAATAAAAHRAPAQEPPQIHDEVVEHEKLLEQRAAAVLDALGSTSDDPFVTSAVRGVLQQVPPPVRKSMWLEAQEGNFRDRLLGLLSRPGPGPVTERPDVQAVFCIDARSEGLQRHLQACGPYDTFGFAGFFGVPVRWRPLGATESQPRCPVLLTPEHDVAEQPLAPDGALGYLTAQRAAGAGQDAFHAAKGSLGGPFALAEAAGYLMGPAAAARTLAPGLVRRLKGLTTRRVAPPPTRPVVEAEHDDRSGLALEERVSFATAIVRTMGLTSFARLIVFCGHGSHNINNPHASSYDCGACGGAPGGASARVAVAILNDPAVRAGLRERGITVPDETVFVAAQHDTASDEVTVLDRQAVPATHERLVAAFERDVAVAGERLARERAGRLPGDPARVRARGHDWAQVRPEWGLAGNAAFVVGPRSVTAGLDLACRVFLHAYDAEGDRDGSALETILTAPMVVAQWISAQYYFSSVDPDQFGAGDKTLHNPVGGIGVVLGEGGDLQVGLPAQAVGVGDRRMHEPLRLLAVVQAPIERTDAIIQRHQVLRELMGGKWITVAGRAHPDERWSIRAPDGTWTTWCPADDRVDATDASLEVR; encoded by the coding sequence ATGAGCAACCGAGAAGACGGCCACCGCGGACGGCCTGCGCGCCACACCGAGCTCCTCGCCGATGTCTCCGAGGCGGCGGAGGTCATCGCTCCGCTCTGGCCCCTCACCAGCTTCGTGGCGGTCAACCCCCTCCTCGGCATGCAGCACCTGCCCTTCGACGAGGCCACCGCCGTCGCCCGGCGCTGGTTGCGGGCGCGCACCCACCTGACGCTCGCCGCGTTCCGCCAGGCGCACGCCGGCGGGGCCACCACGGACGCGGATCTCCGGCGCGCCATCGTCGAGGTCGACCCGAAGCTGGCGTCGCCGCTCAGCTTCGAGATCGGGGGGCGAACGGTCGATGCGGCGGAGATCGTCCGGCTGGACCTCCTCCTCGGACCGGACGACAAGCCCCGGGAGACGGCCGGCGATCGGGTCGGCCGCACCGATGTCGCGACCGTCCGGGCGGTCAGCCAGCTCGTGGCCGCGTGGTGTGCGGTCTTCGTCGACGAGGCCCACGTTCCGTGGCCCATGCCCGGCCGCGAGCACGGGTTCTTCCGTGCGTGGCGAGAGCTGGCGCCATACGACCGGCGGCTCCGGCGCCTCGCCGGCCCCACCGGCATGGAGTGGCTGGCTCAACTTCCGGATCGTCCGCTCGAGGCGCTCGCCGCTGCCCTCGATGCGCTGGATGTCGGCGGCGATCAGGTCGACGCCCTCCGCCAGCACCTCGGCCGCCTCCCGGGCTGGGCCGGCTACGCCCGCTGGAACGACGAGTGGGCTCCACCCGACCACCATCGTCCGCCGTTGCGCCTCCTGGACCTGCTCGCCGCGCAGGTGGCCGCCACGGCAGCGGCGGCGCACCGCGCCCCTGCCCAGGAGCCCCCGCAGATCCACGACGAGGTGGTCGAGCACGAGAAGCTCCTCGAGCAGAGGGCGGCGGCGGTGCTCGACGCTCTCGGCAGCACCTCCGACGATCCCTTCGTCACCTCCGCCGTGCGTGGCGTCCTGCAGCAGGTGCCGCCGCCGGTGCGGAAGTCGATGTGGCTCGAGGCGCAGGAGGGCAACTTCCGTGATCGTCTGCTGGGACTGCTGAGCCGCCCGGGCCCCGGCCCCGTGACCGAGCGGCCGGACGTGCAAGCGGTCTTCTGCATCGATGCGCGCTCGGAGGGCCTGCAACGGCACCTCCAGGCGTGCGGCCCCTACGACACCTTCGGGTTCGCCGGGTTCTTCGGCGTCCCCGTGCGCTGGCGGCCGCTGGGGGCGACGGAGAGCCAGCCGCGCTGCCCGGTGCTGCTCACGCCTGAACACGACGTAGCCGAGCAGCCGCTCGCCCCTGACGGCGCCCTCGGCTACCTCACCGCCCAGCGAGCCGCCGGCGCAGGGCAGGACGCCTTCCACGCCGCCAAAGGGAGCCTGGGTGGTCCCTTCGCGCTCGCCGAGGCGGCGGGCTACCTCATGGGCCCTGCGGCCGCGGCCAGGACGCTGGCACCAGGCCTGGTGCGTCGCCTGAAAGGACTGACGACCCGCCGAGTCGCGCCCCCGCCGACACGACCGGTCGTCGAGGCGGAGCACGACGACCGCTCCGGGCTGGCGCTCGAGGAGCGGGTCTCGTTCGCGACGGCCATCGTCCGGACCATGGGCTTGACCAGCTTCGCCCGGCTCATCGTCTTCTGCGGGCACGGCAGCCACAACATCAACAACCCACACGCATCCTCGTATGACTGCGGCGCGTGCGGCGGCGCCCCCGGTGGTGCGAGCGCCCGAGTGGCCGTGGCCATCCTCAACGACCCCGCCGTCCGTGCCGGCCTCCGAGAGCGAGGCATCACGGTGCCCGACGAAACGGTCTTCGTCGCCGCCCAGCACGACACCGCCTCCGACGAGGTGACCGTTCTTGACCGCCAGGCGGTACCGGCCACCCACGAGCGGCTGGTCGCGGCCTTCGAGCGGGACGTGGCGGTGGCCGGTGAACGGCTTGCACGCGAGCGCGCCGGGCGGCTCCCCGGAGATCCGGCGAGGGTCCGGGCCCGCGGGCACGACTGGGCGCAGGTGCGCCCCGAGTGGGGGCTCGCCGGCAATGCGGCGTTCGTCGTCGGGCCCCGCTCGGTCACCGCCGGGCTCGACCTCGCCTGTCGCGTCTTCCTGCACGCCTACGATGCCGAGGGCGACCGCGACGGCAGCGCCCTGGAGACGATCCTCACCGCGCCGATGGTCGTCGCCCAGTGGATCTCCGCCCAGTACTACTTCTCGTCGGTCGACCCCGACCAGTTCGGCGCCGGCGACAAGACGCTGCACAACCCGGTGGGCGGCATCGGCGTCGTCCTCGGCGAGGGGGGCGACCTCCAGGTCGGGCTCCCGGCGCAGGCGGTGGGCGTGGGAGACCGGCGCATGCACGAACCGCTGCGGCTGCTCGCGGTCGTCCAGGCGCCCATCGAGCGCACCGACGCGATCATCCAGCGCCACCAGGTGCTCCGGGAGCTGATGGGCGGCAAGTGGATCACCGTGGCCGGCCGTGCGCACCCGGACGAGCGCTGGTCCATCCGCGCCCCCGACGGCACGTGGACGACGTGGT